One genomic segment of Streptomyces liangshanensis includes these proteins:
- a CDS encoding isochorismatase family protein, with amino-acid sequence MNSPALPAEALLVVDVQSAFVSGDGAVPDAARLVDRTTDLIARARESGALVVHVQNDGAAGADDEAHTPGWELHHPVEAGPTEVVVRKTRDDGFDGTPLGGLLAGFGVRALVVCGVMSEMCVAATARTALARGYRVVLPHDAHATQDVPAMPGLGDRVPAATVSRVAEWSLGDRVEIAARAADVTFASPAHAS; translated from the coding sequence ATGAACTCTCCCGCGCTCCCCGCAGAGGCCCTGCTCGTGGTGGACGTCCAGTCCGCCTTCGTCTCCGGTGACGGGGCGGTGCCCGACGCGGCCCGGCTCGTGGACCGGACGACGGACCTGATCGCCCGGGCCCGCGAGAGCGGCGCGCTGGTCGTCCACGTGCAGAACGACGGGGCGGCGGGCGCGGACGACGAGGCCCACACGCCCGGCTGGGAACTGCACCACCCGGTCGAGGCGGGCCCCACCGAGGTCGTGGTCCGCAAGACCAGGGACGACGGCTTCGACGGGACGCCGCTGGGCGGCCTGTTGGCCGGCTTCGGGGTGCGGGCACTGGTCGTCTGCGGTGTGATGTCCGAGATGTGCGTCGCGGCGACCGCGCGGACGGCGCTGGCGCGGGGCTACCGGGTGGTCCTGCCGCACGACGCGCACGCGACCCAGGACGTCCCGGCGATGCCCGGCCTCGGCGACCGCGTGCCGGCCGCGACGGTCTCCCGCGTCGCGGAATGGTCGCTCGGCGACCGGGTGGAGATCGCGGCGCGCGCGGCCGACGTCACGTTCGCCTCCCCCGCCCACGCGTCCTGA